Proteins from a single region of Chryseobacterium sp. T16E-39:
- a CDS encoding Na+/H+ antiporter, translating to MIHNYVIISIAVLLSVMILVMIGQKLKVAYPIFLVIAGLLISFIPGMPHIEIEPDLVFLIFLPPILFEAAWFTSWQDFHKWRKQIFSMAFGLVFLTSIVVAYLSSSIIPGLTVAMGFLLGGVNSPPDAVAATSVLRNMKIPKKITSILEGESLINDASSLIVFKFALAAVISGQFIFREAVQDFFIMAIGGIAIGIAVGFLFGALLRLIPSNSNIDTIITLIVPYIMYVGAEHFHFSGVLSVVAGGLLMSYNSHCYLSHTSRIQSGNVWSVLIFLMNTIIFILIGLELPIVIAAMKEYTISEGIFYSVVIGGAIILTRIAYSYALMYFPRLCSKELRLKVPRPDWREPFIISFAAMRGVVSLAAALSIPAFLPNGDAFPHRNIILFVTFVIILITLVGQGLLLSPILKLLKISDAGSEIPEEKQEVILMRKLKETALHKLDTDFSELAEKNSLVRHQKHKLENEMMMMADKAQCMASTGDYVSAMNENKDVLRQVIQAQRNELHRMKREKIFDDHVMRTIEMQLDFDEAKITGFTHG from the coding sequence ATGATTCACAATTACGTCATAATATCAATCGCAGTGTTGTTGTCTGTGATGATATTAGTAATGATCGGGCAGAAACTGAAAGTAGCTTATCCCATTTTCCTTGTTATAGCGGGTTTATTAATAAGCTTTATTCCGGGAATGCCCCACATTGAAATAGAACCAGACTTAGTTTTTCTTATTTTTCTGCCCCCAATTTTATTTGAGGCAGCATGGTTTACTTCATGGCAGGATTTCCATAAGTGGCGGAAACAGATTTTTTCTATGGCTTTCGGATTGGTATTCCTTACCTCCATAGTAGTCGCGTATCTCTCGTCATCTATTATTCCGGGGCTTACTGTGGCTATGGGGTTTTTGCTTGGGGGAGTGAATTCTCCACCTGATGCGGTTGCTGCAACATCCGTATTAAGAAATATGAAAATACCTAAGAAGATTACGAGTATTCTTGAAGGAGAGAGTCTGATTAATGATGCATCGAGTTTAATTGTATTTAAATTTGCCTTAGCAGCTGTAATTTCCGGACAGTTTATCTTCAGAGAGGCTGTACAGGACTTCTTTATTATGGCTATTGGTGGCATTGCAATTGGGATTGCCGTAGGTTTTCTGTTTGGAGCCTTACTTCGTTTGATCCCCTCAAACTCTAATATTGATACCATCATTACACTGATTGTCCCTTACATTATGTATGTGGGTGCAGAGCATTTTCATTTTTCCGGAGTACTATCTGTTGTCGCAGGAGGACTGCTGATGTCGTATAATTCACATTGTTATTTAAGCCATACTTCAAGGATTCAGTCAGGGAATGTATGGAGTGTTCTGATATTTTTAATGAATACGATTATTTTTATCCTTATCGGACTTGAATTACCTATTGTTATTGCTGCGATGAAAGAATATACCATTTCCGAAGGTATTTTTTACAGCGTTGTGATTGGCGGGGCAATTATTTTAACAAGAATTGCATACAGCTATGCATTAATGTATTTTCCAAGGCTTTGCTCAAAAGAATTAAGGCTGAAAGTTCCCAGACCGGATTGGCGGGAACCTTTTATCATCAGTTTTGCTGCTATGAGGGGAGTGGTTTCCTTAGCTGCCGCATTATCTATACCGGCATTTTTGCCAAATGGAGATGCATTTCCTCACAGGAATATTATATTATTCGTAACTTTTGTCATTATTTTAATTACTTTGGTTGGTCAGGGGCTGTTATTATCTCCTATTTTGAAGTTATTGAAAATAAGTGATGCAGGAAGTGAGATCCCTGAAGAAAAGCAGGAAGTTATTTTAATGAGAAAGTTAAAAGAAACAGCTTTGCATAAATTGGATACAGATTTCTCAGAACTGGCAGAAAAGAACAGCCTGGTACGCCATCAAAAACATAAATTGGAAAATGAAATGATGATGATGGCTGATAAAGCACAATGCATGGCGTCGACAGGGGATTATGTTTCAGCAATGAATGAAAATAAAGATGTGTTAAGACAGGTCATTCAGGCACAAAGAAACGAACTTCACCGGATGAAACGGGAGAAGATCTTTGATGATCACGTCATGAGAACGATAGAAATGCAGCTGGATTTTGATGAAGCAAAAATTACCGGATTTACCCATGGGTAG
- a CDS encoding bestrophin family ion channel, protein MASQSKELSEAYAKGEINDFQWTQINQQLVKFTDDQGKAERIKNFPYPRNFSSITTYLLLLFIVFVPFGLLKEFDKLGEGTVLEGFTIWFNIPFSLLVTWCFHTLDSVGEASVNPFEGSPNDVPITQISRTIEIDMRDMLDETDLPSPITPKNNIVL, encoded by the coding sequence ATGGCTTCTCAGAGCAAGGAATTATCAGAGGCTTATGCAAAAGGAGAGATCAATGATTTTCAATGGACACAAATCAATCAGCAATTGGTGAAGTTTACAGATGATCAGGGAAAAGCGGAAAGAATTAAGAACTTTCCCTATCCCAGGAATTTTTCCTCTATAACTACGTATTTGCTTTTATTATTCATTGTTTTTGTTCCTTTTGGATTATTAAAAGAATTTGATAAATTAGGGGAAGGAACGGTATTGGAAGGCTTTACCATATGGTTTAATATTCCGTTTTCACTTTTGGTAACCTGGTGCTTTCACACGTTGGATAGTGTAGGAGAAGCTTCTGTAAATCCGTTTGAAGGAAGTCCTAATGATGTTCCTATTACACAGATTAGCCGTACAATAGAAATTGATATGAGAGATATGCTGGATGAAACTGATCTCCCTTCACCTATTACTCCTAAGAACAATATTGTCCTTTAA
- a CDS encoding bestrophin family ion channel, whose product MHSGKRFGAREFIIWTRRSIYVLAILAAIPTVLYYCGLKFVSFPWQPIAIMGTAVAFIVGFKNNASYSRLWEARQIYGSIINNSRSFGYIVRDSFSEKNSIRVKEIFLRHYAWLTALRFQLREPRTWENMNTVQYDEYSKKYDIPERLAKLDDELKNYLSDQELQYILSKKIGPRS is encoded by the coding sequence ATGCACTCAGGAAAAAGATTTGGAGCACGCGAATTTATAATTTGGACAAGACGAAGTATTTATGTTTTGGCCATTTTAGCAGCGATTCCTACAGTATTATATTATTGCGGGTTAAAATTTGTATCATTTCCCTGGCAGCCGATTGCTATTATGGGAACTGCGGTAGCGTTTATCGTAGGCTTTAAAAATAATGCCAGTTATAGCAGGCTTTGGGAAGCAAGACAGATCTATGGTTCCATTATTAATAACAGCCGAAGTTTTGGATATATTGTAAGAGATTCGTTTTCAGAAAAAAATTCCATCAGAGTAAAAGAAATTTTTTTACGTCATTATGCATGGCTGACGGCGCTTCGTTTTCAGCTTAGAGAGCCAAGAACCTGGGAGAATATGAATACCGTCCAGTATGATGAATATTCCAAGAAATATGATATTCCTGAAAGACTTGCTAAACTGGATGACGAATTGAAAAATTATCTTTCTGATCAGGAACTTCAATATATTTTAAGTAAAAAAATAGGGCCACGCAGTTGA
- a CDS encoding DUF2490 domain-containing protein, giving the protein MEIIRSVALLIFIVATTLSFAQKSDLGAWYMYFGNNKINKKWNWHNEIQYRNFDAGGDLEQLLIRTGIGYDLSENNNNVLLGYGFILSQPYVNGEKKENIEHRIFQQFITKQQFGRIYLQHRYRLEERFLQDDFRMRFRYFLGLNIPINNKEMLPKTFYASVYNEIFLNFNSPTFDRNRVYGALGYVINKNLRIEAGYMNQIQENKNRGQVQIGFYNNIPFNKK; this is encoded by the coding sequence ATGGAGATTATAAGGTCGGTAGCTCTGCTCATTTTTATTGTAGCAACAACACTTTCATTTGCTCAGAAAAGTGATTTGGGAGCCTGGTATATGTATTTTGGAAACAATAAAATTAATAAAAAATGGAACTGGCATAATGAAATTCAGTATCGTAATTTCGATGCAGGGGGAGATCTGGAACAGCTTCTGATACGGACAGGAATTGGGTATGACCTATCCGAAAATAATAACAATGTTTTATTAGGTTACGGATTTATTTTAAGCCAACCCTATGTAAATGGTGAGAAAAAGGAAAATATTGAACATAGGATTTTCCAGCAGTTTATAACAAAACAACAATTTGGAAGAATCTATCTTCAGCACCGTTACCGATTGGAAGAACGTTTTCTGCAAGATGACTTCAGAATGAGGTTTAGGTATTTTCTGGGACTTAATATTCCGATCAATAACAAAGAAATGCTGCCGAAAACATTTTATGCCTCAGTGTATAATGAGATATTTCTGAATTTCAATAGTCCGACTTTTGACAGAAACAGGGTATATGGAGCATTAGGATATGTCATCAATAAAAATTTAAGGATTGAAGCCGGATATATGAATCAGATTCAGGAAAATAAAAATCGGGGACAGGTTCAGATTGGATTTTATAACAATATACCATTCAATAAAAAGTAA
- a CDS encoding DoxX family protein, which produces MILKILTIALIVIAVYMGCKQGLAMVSGKPEMLQMLGKLGMNSTAIMILGIITLISAVMILIPQTFVWGNFLMAGTILLIMCLELFHGDIKGALIELPFIALNLVIIYLNYPFKFS; this is translated from the coding sequence ATGATTTTAAAAATACTAACCATTGCATTGATTGTTATTGCAGTGTATATGGGTTGTAAACAAGGTCTGGCAATGGTCTCAGGAAAACCTGAAATGTTGCAGATGCTTGGGAAATTAGGAATGAATAGTACTGCAATTATGATTTTAGGGATCATTACCCTGATCAGTGCGGTGATGATCCTCATTCCACAGACCTTTGTATGGGGGAATTTTTTGATGGCTGGAACGATACTGCTTATTATGTGTCTTGAGCTTTTTCATGGGGATATTAAAGGAGCATTAATTGAACTTCCTTTCATTGCTTTGAATCTTGTTATTATTTACTTAAATTATCCATTTAAATTTTCATGA
- a CDS encoding DUF1398 domain-containing protein — MMKFTIDEIKAEHQKVKSGADFPRYIQAIKEKGVSHYTTYVSDGNTQYFDNENQSAETGGKYNTLSISETLNLDHFKTRLKLHQKGGTDYPTFCQDCAESGIEGWEMDLNEMTCTYFDYKKNHILVEQIPSQ, encoded by the coding sequence ATGATGAAATTTACGATCGATGAAATTAAAGCAGAGCACCAAAAAGTAAAAAGTGGTGCCGATTTTCCCCGCTACATCCAGGCAATTAAAGAAAAAGGAGTTTCTCATTATACGACATATGTTTCCGATGGAAATACTCAATATTTTGATAACGAGAATCAATCAGCTGAAACGGGAGGTAAATATAATACTTTGTCTATTTCTGAAACTTTAAATCTGGATCATTTTAAAACAAGATTGAAACTGCATCAGAAGGGAGGAACAGATTACCCTACTTTTTGTCAGGATTGCGCTGAGAGTGGAATTGAGGGTTGGGAAATGGATTTAAATGAAATGACTTGTACCTATTTTGACTATAAAAAGAACCATATTTTAGTAGAGCAAATACCCTCTCAATAG
- a CDS encoding VOC family protein, producing the protein MASLNVYLTFNGNCREAFDFYKSVFGGEYPYIGTFGEMPPMEGKETPEADKDKIMHVSLPISKETVLMGSDTGEDWASQFKEGNNISISINAESKDEATKLFNGLSAGGNVTMALADTFWGAYFGMFTDKFGINWMVNYDDPAKAQAHP; encoded by the coding sequence ATGGCATCATTAAACGTTTATCTTACATTCAATGGAAACTGCAGAGAAGCATTTGATTTTTACAAATCAGTTTTTGGCGGCGAATATCCTTATATAGGAACTTTCGGAGAAATGCCTCCAATGGAAGGAAAAGAAACTCCTGAAGCTGACAAAGATAAAATTATGCATGTCTCCCTTCCGATTTCTAAAGAAACAGTACTGATGGGAAGTGATACGGGTGAAGACTGGGCTTCTCAGTTTAAAGAAGGAAACAATATTTCAATTTCTATTAATGCGGAATCAAAAGATGAGGCAACAAAACTGTTCAACGGACTGTCAGCAGGCGGCAATGTAACAATGGCTTTGGCAGATACTTTCTGGGGAGCTTACTTTGGAATGTTCACGGATAAATTTGGCATCAATTGGATGGTCAATTATGATGATCCGGCTAAAGCTCAGGCTCATCCGTAA
- a CDS encoding SRPBCC family protein: MKILKWIMIALAAILIVWLAVAALISGDFKYEKSITINAPVEKIWQNTSTLKAMDQWSPWNQLDTGMKKDWSGTTGQAGEKMCWSSNNEKAGKGCQEIKKVDRINKRIDTSIRFMTPYDSEADTYVVVVADGSGSKVTWGFTSQIPYPFTVMKLFMNMDDAIGKDYDKGLLKLKELSEKP, translated from the coding sequence ATGAAGATTTTAAAATGGATCATGATTGCGCTGGCTGCGATACTTATCGTATGGCTGGCGGTTGCCGCATTAATTTCCGGTGACTTCAAATATGAGAAATCGATTACAATTAATGCTCCTGTGGAAAAAATTTGGCAAAATACCAGTACTTTAAAAGCAATGGATCAATGGAGTCCGTGGAATCAACTGGATACAGGAATGAAAAAGGATTGGTCCGGAACAACTGGTCAGGCAGGTGAAAAAATGTGCTGGAGCAGCAACAATGAAAAAGCGGGAAAAGGATGTCAGGAGATCAAAAAAGTAGATCGTATCAATAAAAGAATAGATACGTCGATTAGGTTTATGACGCCTTATGACAGTGAGGCAGATACCTATGTTGTAGTAGTTGCTGATGGAAGTGGAAGTAAAGTGACGTGGGGTTTTACGTCGCAAATTCCTTATCCTTTTACGGTTATGAAATTGTTTATGAATATGGATGACGCTATTGGAAAAGATTATGACAAAGGACTCTTGAAGTTAAAAGAACTTTCGGAAAAACCTTAA
- a CDS encoding VOC family protein, with translation MKLGVFSLSLSVKDLQKSKDFYEKLGFSSMGGNMDQNYLIMKNGNTLIGLFQAMFDGNMLTFNPGWDENAQNLESFDDVRDIQKHLKENNVQLEKDADESTSGPEYITLKDPDGNMILIDQHR, from the coding sequence ATGAAATTAGGAGTATTTTCTCTGAGTTTAAGTGTTAAAGACCTTCAAAAGTCTAAAGATTTTTATGAAAAGTTAGGTTTTAGTTCCATGGGGGGAAATATGGACCAGAATTATCTTATCATGAAAAATGGAAATACCTTGATTGGTCTGTTTCAGGCTATGTTCGATGGGAATATGCTTACTTTTAATCCTGGTTGGGACGAAAATGCTCAGAATCTGGAGTCTTTCGATGATGTGCGCGATATTCAGAAACATCTTAAAGAAAATAATGTCCAACTAGAAAAGGATGCTGATGAATCTACTTCCGGACCTGAATATATAACACTTAAAGATCCTGATGGGAATATGATTTTAATTGATCAACACAGATAA
- a CDS encoding DUF1569 domain-containing protein gives MENVFDAKVAQDYINRINNLIEDTHGIWGKMMVDQMLAHCSVSYEMVYEPEKHKKPGAIAKFILKNFVKPKVVSEKAYPRDSPTAPQFMVVGRRDFEEEKKRLIGFIQKTQQLGAEAFDGKESFSFGKLKSHEWSNMFAKHLNHHLSQFGV, from the coding sequence ATGGAAAACGTATTTGATGCAAAAGTTGCTCAGGATTATATCAATAGAATAAATAATCTTATTGAAGATACCCATGGTATCTGGGGAAAAATGATGGTGGACCAAATGTTGGCCCACTGTAGTGTCTCATATGAGATGGTATATGAACCGGAAAAACATAAAAAACCTGGAGCTATCGCAAAATTTATCCTGAAAAATTTTGTAAAACCTAAAGTAGTCAGTGAAAAAGCCTATCCGCGAGATTCTCCTACAGCACCACAATTTATGGTCGTTGGAAGAAGAGATTTCGAAGAAGAAAAGAAAAGGTTGATAGGATTTATTCAGAAAACACAGCAATTGGGAGCAGAAGCTTTCGATGGAAAAGAATCATTCTCTTTTGGCAAACTGAAATCTCATGAATGGAGCAATATGTTTGCGAAACATTTAAATCACCACTTATCTCAATTTGGAGTATAA
- a CDS encoding ABC transporter permease yields the protein MKEFFRLLKREFKMFIKNSTLRTVFFVAPLFYATLLGFVYKSGKVEHTPVIVIDRDNTPLSNQLVEMLQDNKGIRVLKYIQEPLSIKDEVIKNEAAAVVIIPSKFEAGMLQKKYPEVNVYINTGNVLTANFATKALQLTIGTFSAGASIKALQKAGMPATRAATQFEPFKTNYITLFNTTSNYLIFMWPAMLAVVLQQVILLAMAVSFAAEFKGGSFVKEYYGMRKWAFPTMLIKVIPIWIFSILIVGMYYFMHMIFKVPMPQGIFNFIILTAVFVGSASFLGVFISILIPDALKATQILMVIASPAFIISGFTWPLNAMPAFVQFIANIIPLTPFLQAFKILLIQKGSVELTFPYLKHLGILVLIYAFLGWVALKIKLWLIFRYVKPEAPQEKEDFEEIG from the coding sequence ATGAAAGAGTTTTTCCGCCTTTTAAAGCGTGAGTTTAAAATGTTCATTAAAAACTCCACCTTACGGACCGTATTTTTTGTGGCTCCATTATTCTATGCTACCTTATTAGGGTTCGTTTATAAAAGCGGAAAAGTAGAACATACCCCGGTCATTGTTATTGACAGAGACAATACCCCTTTATCTAACCAGTTGGTTGAAATGTTGCAGGACAACAAAGGGATCAGGGTTCTTAAGTACATTCAGGAACCTCTAAGTATAAAAGATGAGGTCATCAAAAACGAGGCTGCTGCAGTCGTGATCATCCCGTCTAAGTTCGAAGCTGGAATGCTGCAGAAAAAATACCCGGAGGTCAATGTATATATTAATACAGGAAATGTTCTGACAGCTAATTTTGCCACAAAAGCGCTTCAACTTACTATAGGAACCTTTTCGGCCGGAGCATCCATAAAAGCACTTCAAAAGGCCGGAATGCCTGCGACCCGTGCTGCAACCCAATTTGAACCTTTTAAAACCAACTATATAACACTTTTTAATACCACCAGCAATTATCTTATTTTTATGTGGCCGGCAATGTTGGCTGTGGTATTGCAGCAAGTGATCCTTTTGGCGATGGCGGTAAGTTTTGCAGCAGAATTTAAAGGAGGCTCCTTTGTAAAGGAATATTATGGAATGAGAAAATGGGCATTCCCAACGATGCTGATCAAGGTGATTCCCATCTGGATATTTTCTATTTTAATCGTGGGGATGTATTATTTCATGCACATGATTTTCAAAGTTCCTATGCCGCAAGGAATCTTTAACTTCATTATCCTGACTGCCGTTTTTGTAGGATCAGCCTCTTTTTTAGGCGTTTTTATCAGTATTTTAATTCCGGACGCCCTGAAAGCAACTCAGATTCTGATGGTTATTGCTTCTCCAGCATTTATCATCAGTGGATTTACCTGGCCGCTAAATGCCATGCCTGCTTTTGTCCAGTTTATAGCGAATATTATTCCGCTGACACCATTTTTACAGGCCTTCAAAATTTTATTAATACAAAAAGGTTCGGTAGAGCTTACATTTCCCTACCTTAAACACCTGGGAATTCTTGTCCTAATCTATGCTTTTTTAGGATGGGTAGCTTTAAAGATCAAATTGTGGTTAATCTTCAGATATGTAAAACCAGAAGCTCCTCAGGAAAAGGAAGATTTTGAAGAAATAGGATAG
- a CDS encoding HlyD family secretion protein, with protein MQKNISILFGFLVLLGSCTQKKENLNDSEGKTKKDVVSFAPKVTGRILKIYVTEGQTVKKGDTLALLDVPEVSAKIAQAQGAVSAATAQEQMAKNGATADQLRQLQAKHKGLKEQYDFAQKSFKRASNMFRDSLMSPQAYDEIYAKLQGAKAQYDAVVAELDDVKRGTRFEKVEMAAGQASQAKGALQEANVAYSERYIIATNDMEIETISLNAGELATAGFALFNGYIPESTYFRFTVPESEISKYKKGETVAMQVVYNKEMLEGTILYIKQLTRYADITTAYPDYQLQDAIYEIKVKPKDMNKAKNILVNANVILK; from the coding sequence ATGCAAAAAAATATTTCTATACTCTTTGGTTTTCTGGTTTTATTGGGAAGTTGTACTCAAAAAAAAGAAAATCTTAATGATTCAGAAGGAAAAACAAAAAAAGATGTCGTTTCATTTGCCCCAAAGGTAACCGGAAGGATTCTTAAAATATACGTAACGGAAGGACAGACCGTAAAAAAAGGAGATACCCTTGCTTTACTGGATGTTCCCGAAGTTTCGGCTAAAATTGCTCAGGCACAGGGGGCTGTAAGTGCAGCAACGGCACAGGAGCAGATGGCTAAAAATGGAGCGACTGCTGATCAGCTGAGACAGCTTCAGGCAAAGCATAAAGGACTGAAAGAACAATATGATTTTGCTCAGAAATCTTTCAAAAGAGCATCCAATATGTTCCGGGATAGTCTGATGTCACCTCAGGCTTATGATGAGATCTACGCAAAGCTTCAGGGGGCTAAAGCACAATATGATGCTGTGGTAGCAGAATTGGATGACGTAAAAAGAGGGACCCGTTTCGAAAAAGTGGAAATGGCAGCAGGGCAGGCATCTCAGGCAAAAGGAGCTTTGCAGGAAGCCAATGTTGCATATTCGGAACGCTATATTATAGCAACAAATGATATGGAAATTGAAACCATCAGTCTGAATGCAGGTGAGCTGGCGACGGCAGGTTTTGCATTATTTAATGGGTATATTCCCGAGAGTACCTATTTCAGGTTTACCGTTCCTGAAAGTGAAATATCAAAATACAAAAAAGGAGAAACTGTTGCCATGCAGGTAGTTTATAATAAAGAAATGCTTGAGGGAACAATCCTATACATTAAACAGCTGACAAGATATGCGGATATTACAACAGCTTATCCGGATTATCAACTCCAGGATGCAATTTATGAGATCAAAGTAAAACCAAAGGATATGAATAAAGCCAAAAATATTCTGGTCAATGCGAATGTTATCCTAAAATAA
- a CDS encoding TolC family protein: protein MKNNLLIFALGFFVLPAFGWAQSAPDFKELLDSAMVRDSDLKMQVTQNKLTDLDEHKLKDIFLPTLELSGQVGYLNATARLTSPEINLQPFIQIPAGRYDNNLNISGFSGIAKADAKMLVYSGGKVKYLKKAIEEKKVSENILLEKTRDEVVANVSKAYDQLALIHQSKNVLDESKKRLDINRKTADKALGYGLITPYDHKKIELAQATLDAKIVEYEGKKELLLTQLYILTGINRERLRLIDPVLSPVDMLTHEKGIEQRAEIRALEHGIVAADYKIKAERTWMIPKVQLMASAYYIGLYGSRIKTSENVIPAIPALGYEGAKLDWRPTNINILPLFTAGVGFKWEIFDGKEGKHAEETARIGKEVLQNKKEDALKKLTLNLANNQTNYDIATAQITLKSKEKELAKNALVQAEKEFRYGMSKSSQLIEAETDLEVVELEYQNAIFNQRRAGIELMRSTQELDIAKLY from the coding sequence ATGAAAAACAATTTATTGATTTTTGCCCTTGGTTTTTTTGTACTTCCAGCTTTTGGTTGGGCACAGTCAGCGCCAGACTTTAAGGAGCTTTTAGACAGTGCAATGGTTCGGGATTCTGATCTCAAAATGCAGGTCACCCAAAATAAACTCACTGATCTTGACGAACACAAACTGAAAGATATCTTTCTTCCGACTTTGGAATTAAGCGGACAGGTCGGATATCTGAATGCAACCGCACGCCTAACTTCTCCCGAAATCAATCTTCAGCCTTTTATACAGATTCCGGCAGGAAGATATGATAACAATCTGAATATTTCCGGTTTCTCTGGCATCGCGAAGGCAGATGCCAAAATGCTTGTTTATTCAGGGGGAAAAGTAAAGTATCTGAAGAAAGCCATCGAAGAAAAGAAAGTCTCAGAAAATATTCTTCTTGAAAAAACAAGAGATGAGGTTGTAGCCAATGTTTCCAAAGCATATGATCAGTTGGCTTTAATTCATCAGTCTAAAAACGTGTTAGATGAAAGTAAAAAAAGACTGGACATCAACAGAAAGACAGCAGACAAAGCGTTAGGATATGGATTGATTACTCCTTATGACCATAAAAAGATCGAACTTGCCCAGGCAACACTGGATGCCAAGATCGTAGAATATGAAGGTAAAAAAGAATTGCTCCTAACCCAATTGTACATATTAACGGGAATCAACAGAGAACGGCTTCGTTTGATAGATCCGGTCCTGTCCCCGGTAGATATGCTTACTCATGAAAAAGGAATTGAGCAGAGAGCAGAGATCCGCGCATTAGAACATGGAATTGTTGCTGCAGATTATAAAATAAAAGCCGAAAGGACTTGGATGATTCCAAAAGTTCAGCTGATGGCCTCTGCATATTACATCGGATTGTACGGAAGCAGGATCAAAACATCTGAAAATGTAATTCCCGCAATCCCAGCCCTGGGATATGAAGGAGCAAAACTCGATTGGAGACCAACGAATATCAATATACTCCCATTATTTACAGCAGGAGTAGGTTTTAAATGGGAAATTTTTGATGGAAAAGAAGGAAAACATGCAGAAGAGACAGCTCGTATTGGAAAGGAAGTCCTGCAGAATAAAAAAGAAGATGCTTTAAAGAAATTAACCCTGAATCTGGCGAATAACCAAACCAATTATGATATCGCTACCGCACAGATAACGTTGAAGAGCAAAGAAAAAGAATTGGCTAAAAATGCCCTCGTGCAAGCAGAAAAAGAATTCAGGTATGGAATGAGCAAATCATCACAGCTGATAGAAGCCGAAACTGATCTTGAAGTTGTGGAACTGGAATATCAAAATGCTATTTTTAACCAACGCAGAGCAGGGATAGAACTGATGAGATCTACTCAGGAACTGGATATTGCGAAACTGTATTAA
- a CDS encoding ecotin family protein, with protein MKFSKTLIAGLIMVVGVNAFAQKKAEKFEKLEIEMFPKAKDGYKQVYIQLPVAKNEQDLKVEYFVGTEKMLDCNNYSLMGSVKSQDLQGWGYNYYEVESNGEAVGTLMGCMNKKATKKFIYIKPEIVRYNSRLPLVFYVPKDLEVRYRVLRPDAGMKKAVQR; from the coding sequence ATGAAATTTTCAAAGACGTTAATCGCAGGATTGATCATGGTGGTAGGAGTAAATGCTTTTGCTCAGAAGAAAGCGGAAAAATTTGAAAAATTAGAGATCGAAATGTTTCCTAAAGCAAAAGACGGATATAAGCAAGTGTATATTCAGCTTCCTGTCGCAAAGAATGAACAGGATCTAAAAGTTGAGTATTTTGTAGGAACCGAAAAAATGCTGGATTGTAATAACTATTCTTTAATGGGGAGTGTGAAATCCCAGGACCTTCAGGGTTGGGGCTACAACTATTATGAAGTGGAATCTAATGGAGAGGCAGTAGGAACTTTAATGGGTTGCATGAATAAAAAAGCCACTAAGAAGTTCATTTATATCAAACCAGAAATCGTAAGATATAACAGCAGACTTCCTTTGGTATTTTACGTACCTAAAGACTTAGAAGTACGTTACAGAGTTTTACGTCCGGATGCTGGAATGAAGAAAGCAGTTCAGAGGTAA